The Streptomyces sp. NBC_01317 genomic interval CCCGCGCAGGTGCGTGACGTCGTCGACGACGCCTTCGCCGCGCTCGGCCGGATCGACGTGGTCGTCTCCAACGCGGGATACTCGCTGGTCGGCGCCGCCGAGGAACCGACCGACGAACAGGTCGAGCGCCAGCTCGACACCAATGTGCTCGGTTCGATGACCCTGGCCCGCGCGGCGCTTCCCCACCTCCGCGCCCAGCGCGGCGGCCACCTGATGCAGTTCTCCAGCATCGGCGGACAGGCCGCGTTCCCGTTCGTCAGCGTCTACAACGCCACGAAGTGGGCCATGGAAGGGTTCTACGAGGCCCTCGCCCAGGAAGTCGCCGGGCTCGGCATCGCCACCACCCTGATCGAACCGGGCGGATTCCGTACCGACGCCAACACCCGCAGCGCGGACGCCGCGCCCGCGCTGCCCGCCTACGCCGCGCTGCGCGAACAGATGCTCGCCACCTTCTCCGAGCCCATCGGCGACCCGGCCCGCCTGGCCGCGGCGGTCATCGCCGCCGCCGACACGCCCCGCCCTCCCCGCAGGCTGCTGCTGGGTACCGACGCCTACGACGCGGTACACGCGTCCCTCACCGCCCGGCTGCGGGAAGTGGAAGCCCAGAAGGACAGCGTGTCCCTGACCGACATCGCGTGATCGCACCCCCCCCGCACCCCGGCCAAGGAGGTTCCATGTGCGCCGACACGTCGCACGCCGGCACGTTGCACGCCGACGAGGCGGACATCGACGCGTCTCTCGTACGGCGACTGCTCGCCGCGCAGTTCCCGCAGTGGGCGGATCTGCCGGTCGTACGGGTGGACAACGGGACGTCCAATGCCATGTACCGGCTGGGCGACGGCATGGTGGTGCGCCTTCCCCGCCGTGAGGCGGCCGCCGCCGACGTGGACAGGGAGCACCGGTGGCTGCCGCGGATCGCCCCCTCGCTCCCGTTCGCCGTTCCCGTACCCCTCGGGAAAGGGAGGCCGGCGGCGGACTATCCGTGGGCCTGGTCCGTCTACCGGTGGCTGGAGGGGGAGACCCTGACCGTCGGCGGCGCCGGCCGGACCGGCCTGTTCGCGCGGGACGTGGCGGAGTTCGTCCGCGCCCTGCGGCGGATCGATCCCACTGACGGCCCTCCCTCCTACCGAAGCGAACACCTGGCCGCGAGGGACACCGCGACCCGCGCCGCGATCGACGAGCTGCACGGGATCGTCGACGCGCGGGCGGCGACGGCCGTCTGGGAGGCTGCCCTGCGCGCACCCGAGTGGCGTGACCCGGCCGTCTGGATCCACGCGGACCTCCAGCCCGGCAACGTACTGACGGCCCAGGGACGTCTCAGCGCCGTCATCGACTTCGGCTGCATGGGCCTGGGCGATCCCGCCGTCGACCTGATCCCGGCTTGGTACCTGCTGGGCGGCGCGGCGCGCGACGTCTTCCACACCACCGTGGAAGCGGACGACGCGGCTTGGGCGCGCGGTCGCGGCTGGGCGCTGTCGATCGCCCTGATGGAGGTCTCGTACTACCGGCACACGGACCCGGTGATGCATGGCATCGGGCGCCGGGTGATCCGTGAAGTGCTCGCCCACCCGGACGGTGGTGCGCCGAACTAGGGCGTGTCCGCGCGGAAGGCCGCCGTGCTGTTCCTGACGACCAGTCTGGTCCCCAGCTCGATGCGCGCGTCGGTCTGATCCGTGTCCCGCAGCCGCAGGAGCATGCGCGCCGCCTCCTCGGCCATCTCCACCAGGGGCTGGTGGACGGTCGTCAGCGCGGGGCTCGACCACTGGGCGGGCGGGATGTCGTCGTACCCCACGACGGACAGATCCTCCGGTACCTGGAGACCGAGGACCCGGGCCGCCTCCAGCACGCCCAGGGCCTGGAGGTCGCTGCCGGCGAAAATCGCGGTCGGGCGGTCGGGACGGCTCAGCAGATCCATGGCGTGGGCGTGACCCGACCCGACGTGGAAGTCGCCGAACCGGATGAGCGCGGGATCCGCCTCCAGCCCCGCCATGCCCAGGGCGGAACGGAAGCCGTCGAGGCGCGCGAGTGAGCAGATCATGTCCTCGGGCCCGGTGATGACGGCGATCCGGCGATGACCCAGCTCGATGAGATGGCGGGTCGCGGCCAGCCCGCCCGCCCAGTTCGCCGAGCCCACCGACGGCACGTCCGGCTCGGGGTCACCCGCGGGATCGATGATGACAAACGGGATCGCGCGGGACCACAGCTTCTTCTTCAGCTCGTCGGGAAGCGTGGAGAAGACCAGCACCACCCCGAGGGGCCGGCGGCGCAGCACCCCTTCGACCCAGTCGGCGCCGGGGGAGTGCCGGGTGCCGGTCTCCGTGAGCACCACGCTCATCCCCGTGGCCTTGGCCACGTTCTGCACGCCCCTGATCAGCTCCATGGACCAGGCGCTGTCCAGCTCGTGGAAGACGATTTCGAGCAGGGGTGCGTCCGGCGGCGTGGGGGCCGAGCGCCGGTACCCGTGTTCGTCGAGCAGTCCCTCGATCCTGACCCGTGTCGGGGCCGCGACGTCCGCGCGCCCGTTGAGGACCTTCGAAACTGTCGAAAGGGAAACTCCGGCTTGCGAAGCCACCTGGGCGAGGGTCACTCGGCCTGCACTCCTGTCATCACGCATGGCCGAATGATAGGGCACCGCCGCTTGGTAACGGTTTGGTAGCGGCCCGACCGTGCTGTTGACCGCTTCTTGCGGGCGTTCTACGGTCGCCCGCCAAGAGACTTTCGGCAATGTGGCCGATACTTTCGAGAGGTCATTCGATGAAGATACGCATACGACTCGCCCGGTGCGTGGCGGGCGGCGCGGCCCTCGTGATGGGTCTGTCCCTGACGGCCTGCGGTGACGGCGGCAGCGCCGGCGGGTCCCAGGAGTTCCACGTACTCGTCTACGGCGACGCGGCGAACAAGGTGGAGAAGGAGATCGTCGCGACCTTCAACAAGACCTCGGACGTCAAGGCCGTGCTCGACACCGTTCCCGGCGCCGACTACCAGCAGAAGCTCCAGACGGTCATCAACACCCCGCAGGCCCCCGACGTCTTCTTCAACTGGGGCGGAGGAAGCATCCAGCCCTTCGTCAAGGCCGGTCTGCTGCTGCCGCTCGACGACATGATCAAGAAGGACCCCGGCCTCAAGTCGAACTTCCTGCCCTCGGTCTTCAACACGGCGGTCGTCGACGGCAAGGCGTACGGCGTGCCGATGCGCGGCACCCAGCCCGTCCTGCTCTTCAGCAACCGCGCGGTGCTCGCGGACGCGGGCGTACAGCCACCCGCGACCTGGGCCGAACTGCTCACGGCGGTCAGCAGGCTCAAGGAGAAGGGCGTCACCCCGATCGCCCTCGGCGGCGGGGACCAGTGGCCCACGCTGATGTGGTTCGAGTACCTGTACGACCGGGTCGCGGGCCCCGGACTCTTCGAGAAGGCCCTGGCCGGCGACAAGGACGCCTGGGACAGTCCCGACAGCAGGAAGGCGCTCAGCATGCTCAAGGAGCTGATCGACGCCAAGGCCTTCGGGACCAACTACGACTCGGTGAAGTTCACCGACGGCGGTTCCGCCGCCCTGCTGGCCAGCGGCAAGGCCGGGTTCGAGCTGATGGGCTCGTGGGAGTACTCGACCCAGCAGGACGCCAGCCCCGACTTCGCCAAGAAGGACCTCGGGTACGGAGCCTTCCCGACCGTCGAGGGCGGCAAGGGCGACGCGGCCGGCATCGTCGGCAACACCAACAACTTCTACTCCGTCACCAAGAAGACCAAGCACGCCGACGCCATAGCGAAGTTCCTCAAGCTGATGTACTCCGACGCGTTCGTCACCTCGCAGCTCTCCATCGGGAACCTGCCCACCACGACCACCACGGAGAAGCACCTCGCCGGCGCCGCCAACCCCGACTACCTCAAGTACCAGCTCGACCTGGTCAGCAAAGCT includes:
- a CDS encoding SDR family oxidoreductase → MTSKTWFITGTSTGFGRALTEALLARGDRVAATLRRPAALDDLAAAYGEDRLWRAVLDVSDPAQVRDVVDDAFAALGRIDVVVSNAGYSLVGAAEEPTDEQVERQLDTNVLGSMTLARAALPHLRAQRGGHLMQFSSIGGQAAFPFVSVYNATKWAMEGFYEALAQEVAGLGIATTLIEPGGFRTDANTRSADAAPALPAYAALREQMLATFSEPIGDPARLAAAVIAAADTPRPPRRLLLGTDAYDAVHASLTARLREVEAQKDSVSLTDIA
- a CDS encoding aminoglycoside phosphotransferase family protein translates to MCADTSHAGTLHADEADIDASLVRRLLAAQFPQWADLPVVRVDNGTSNAMYRLGDGMVVRLPRREAAAADVDREHRWLPRIAPSLPFAVPVPLGKGRPAADYPWAWSVYRWLEGETLTVGGAGRTGLFARDVAEFVRALRRIDPTDGPPSYRSEHLAARDTATRAAIDELHGIVDARAATAVWEAALRAPEWRDPAVWIHADLQPGNVLTAQGRLSAVIDFGCMGLGDPAVDLIPAWYLLGGAARDVFHTTVEADDAAWARGRGWALSIALMEVSYYRHTDPVMHGIGRRVIREVLAHPDGGAPN
- a CDS encoding LacI family DNA-binding transcriptional regulator; this translates as MRDDRSAGRVTLAQVASQAGVSLSTVSKVLNGRADVAAPTRVRIEGLLDEHGYRRSAPTPPDAPLLEIVFHELDSAWSMELIRGVQNVAKATGMSVVLTETGTRHSPGADWVEGVLRRRPLGVVLVFSTLPDELKKKLWSRAIPFVIIDPAGDPEPDVPSVGSANWAGGLAATRHLIELGHRRIAVITGPEDMICSLARLDGFRSALGMAGLEADPALIRFGDFHVGSGHAHAMDLLSRPDRPTAIFAGSDLQALGVLEAARVLGLQVPEDLSVVGYDDIPPAQWSSPALTTVHQPLVEMAEEAARMLLRLRDTDQTDARIELGTRLVVRNSTAAFRADTP
- a CDS encoding ABC transporter substrate-binding protein, which translates into the protein MKIRIRLARCVAGGAALVMGLSLTACGDGGSAGGSQEFHVLVYGDAANKVEKEIVATFNKTSDVKAVLDTVPGADYQQKLQTVINTPQAPDVFFNWGGGSIQPFVKAGLLLPLDDMIKKDPGLKSNFLPSVFNTAVVDGKAYGVPMRGTQPVLLFSNRAVLADAGVQPPATWAELLTAVSRLKEKGVTPIALGGGDQWPTLMWFEYLYDRVAGPGLFEKALAGDKDAWDSPDSRKALSMLKELIDAKAFGTNYDSVKFTDGGSAALLASGKAGFELMGSWEYSTQQDASPDFAKKDLGYGAFPTVEGGKGDAAGIVGNTNNFYSVTKKTKHADAIAKFLKLMYSDAFVTSQLSIGNLPTTTTTEKHLAGAANPDYLKYQLDLVSKAPSFQLSWDQAYAPENITPIHQAVQQFFNGSLDADGFIKAMQALTTA